A genomic segment from Paenibacillus sp. FSL K6-1096 encodes:
- a CDS encoding ABC transporter permease subunit, whose translation MFQYKTGQMKALMRQWQLQSMVIPGILWMFIFCYIPMLWLIIAFMDFSIAKPMLESPFVGLKHFREFLTDDRFWRSIRNTLGMSSIKLILGFPIPILFALLLNEIRSLRFKRTVQTISYLPHFIAWTIFGGIALNWLGEGGVVNQLMMALGLQDRDILFNSEPGYFWWITFFTDTLKETGWSAIIYIAAIAGIDPGLYEAAELDGANRWQRMWHITVQSIRPTIAILFILAVSGILGSNFEQIFMLKNNMNMKMAESLDLYIYNMGLVSGRHSFSTAVLFARSIVALGLLLLANQTSKKLTGDSIF comes from the coding sequence TCCCCGGCATTCTCTGGATGTTTATCTTTTGCTACATCCCCATGCTCTGGCTGATTATTGCCTTTATGGACTTCAGTATCGCAAAGCCCATGCTGGAATCGCCGTTCGTCGGGCTGAAGCATTTCCGGGAATTCCTGACGGATGACCGGTTCTGGCGCTCGATCCGCAATACGCTCGGCATGAGCAGCATCAAGCTGATCCTTGGATTCCCGATTCCGATCCTGTTCGCCCTGCTGCTTAATGAGATCCGCAGCCTGCGGTTCAAGCGCACGGTGCAGACGATCTCCTATCTGCCGCATTTCATTGCCTGGACGATCTTCGGCGGCATCGCGCTGAACTGGCTGGGCGAGGGCGGTGTGGTGAACCAGCTCATGATGGCGCTGGGACTGCAGGACCGGGACATTCTTTTTAACAGCGAGCCTGGGTACTTCTGGTGGATCACCTTCTTCACCGATACGCTGAAGGAGACCGGCTGGAGCGCCATCATCTACATAGCCGCCATTGCCGGCATTGATCCCGGGCTGTACGAGGCCGCGGAGCTGGACGGGGCGAACCGCTGGCAGCGGATGTGGCATATTACCGTTCAGAGCATCCGCCCCACGATTGCGATTCTGTTCATCCTCGCCGTCAGCGGCATTCTCGGCAGCAACTTCGAGCAGATCTTCATGCTCAAGAACAATATGAACATGAAGATGGCCGAGAGTCTGGACCTCTACATCTATAACATGGGGCTGGTCTCCGGGCGTCATTCGTTCTCCACCGCCGTCCTGTTCGCCCGCTCGATCGTAGCGCTGGGGCTGCTGCTGTTAGCTAATCAGACGTCCAAGAAGCTTACGGGGGACAGCATTTTTTGA
- a CDS encoding extracellular solute-binding protein yields the protein MKSKPVRPLLTAIMAVTLALSTAACSSNSATKENTPTAAPQAEATAAPQTEAKLNADEPAWKLDTSPVDLTWFVGANWYAHTWGESLASKYVTEKTGVNVKLEVPSGEANEQVTLMMTSGKLPDLISMGSWETAVKKLWEGDHVYALNELADKYDPYFFKVAGDGTLKWYRQENGNTYGVPNDSYSPNLMHETGMTAANQTFLVRKDLYEEMGKPDLSTPEGFLGALQLLKDKYPEYKGQPISPFFAQGNVPYGMTEYLQNLLAVPHEKDGKVYDRITDPDYVAWLKTFRTAYERGLINVDFLVDSDTQVEEKTNNARYFMMIREWTGMTAVNPMLAAGANPDSYYIAVDGPQNSKGESAKLFPGNMDGWMVTMISKSAENPERAIRFLTYLASEEGQRDLFLGKEGETWDSAGGKPQLKSEFVEMLGSNIEKLEKEYGILDTYWMMRNPVIVNQWRPEKAPVIKQMEDFANAQADIDSGIYKGLDPLGDSDVAVAWSRISQNWEEVLPELITAKDEAAFDKVFESFLSRRDGYGFAQVMEYRQSELDARKAKMAE from the coding sequence GTGAAAAGTAAACCCGTACGCCCCTTACTTACCGCCATAATGGCCGTAACCCTGGCACTCAGCACAGCCGCCTGCAGCAGCAATTCCGCCACGAAGGAGAACACGCCGACGGCTGCGCCGCAGGCTGAAGCCACAGCAGCTCCGCAGACCGAAGCCAAGCTGAATGCAGATGAACCCGCCTGGAAGCTCGATACCAGTCCGGTGGATCTCACCTGGTTCGTTGGCGCGAACTGGTATGCCCATACCTGGGGCGAGAGTCTGGCCTCCAAATACGTTACGGAGAAGACGGGCGTCAATGTCAAGCTGGAGGTTCCCTCGGGGGAAGCGAACGAGCAGGTTACGCTGATGATGACCTCCGGCAAGCTGCCCGATCTGATCAGCATGGGCTCCTGGGAGACCGCCGTCAAAAAGCTGTGGGAAGGCGATCATGTCTATGCGCTCAACGAGCTCGCCGACAAGTATGATCCTTACTTCTTCAAGGTCGCCGGTGACGGCACACTGAAGTGGTACCGGCAGGAGAACGGCAATACCTACGGGGTGCCGAATGACTCCTACAGCCCCAACCTGATGCACGAGACCGGCATGACGGCAGCCAACCAGACCTTCCTGGTCCGCAAGGATCTGTACGAGGAGATGGGCAAGCCGGACCTCAGTACCCCGGAGGGCTTCCTGGGTGCGCTGCAACTGCTGAAGGATAAGTACCCGGAATATAAGGGCCAGCCGATCAGCCCCTTTTTCGCCCAGGGGAATGTGCCTTACGGGATGACGGAATACCTCCAGAATCTGCTGGCGGTTCCGCATGAGAAGGACGGCAAAGTATATGACCGTATTACCGATCCCGATTATGTCGCCTGGCTCAAAACCTTCCGCACCGCCTATGAGCGCGGCCTGATTAACGTTGATTTCCTGGTCGATTCCGACACCCAGGTGGAGGAGAAAACGAACAACGCCCGCTACTTCATGATGATCCGTGAATGGACCGGCATGACGGCGGTGAACCCGATGCTAGCTGCCGGGGCCAACCCGGACTCTTATTACATTGCGGTTGACGGGCCGCAGAACAGCAAGGGTGAAAGCGCCAAGCTGTTCCCCGGCAATATGGACGGCTGGATGGTGACCATGATCAGCAAATCCGCCGAGAACCCGGAGCGGGCGATCCGCTTCCTGACCTACCTCGCCAGCGAGGAGGGCCAGCGCGACCTGTTCCTCGGCAAGGAAGGCGAGACCTGGGATTCGGCGGGCGGCAAGCCGCAGCTGAAATCCGAATTCGTCGAGATGCTCGGCAGCAATATTGAGAAGCTGGAGAAGGAATACGGCATTCTGGACACCTACTGGATGATGCGCAATCCGGTTATCGTTAACCAGTGGAGACCGGAGAAAGCCCCGGTCATCAAGCAGATGGAGGACTTCGCAAATGCGCAGGCCGATATCGACAGCGGAATCTATAAAGGGCTGGACCCGCTCGGCGATTCCGATGTGGCGGTAGCCTGGTCGCGGATCTCCCAGAACTGGGAAGAGGTGCTGCCGGAGCTGATTACGGCTAAGGATGAGGCAGCTTTTGACAAAGTGTTCGAGAGCTTCCTGTCCCGCCGTGACGGCTACGGGTTCGCGCAGGTGATGGAATACCGCCAGAGCGAGCTGGATGCCCGCAAGGCCAAGATGGCGGAATAA
- a CDS encoding carbohydrate ABC transporter permease, with the protein MAKHGRFRRIGMFEIVNTLLMLAVCFLTLYPMWFVLVNSLNSPEQASLGTVNWLPAEWSLASYSVAFNDKTLMNGFYITTLRTVIGTVVHVLFTAIIAYGISKTHLIGRKLYLKISLITMLFSGGLIPSFILMTKLGLYDSFWVFIIPSMYTFFNMVIFMSFFRTIPDSLEESAKVDGASDYGVLFRIVLPNSMAVIATIALFSAVYHWNDYYQGVIYIHSQELLPLQTMLYKIIAENSMSFMQQQAMAQFGARLPGNSIKFASMMVATLPILIFYPFIQRYLVKGVMIGAIKG; encoded by the coding sequence ATGGCAAAGCACGGAAGATTCCGGCGGATCGGCATGTTCGAGATCGTTAATACGCTGCTGATGCTGGCCGTCTGCTTCCTGACGCTGTACCCGATGTGGTTCGTGCTCGTCAACTCGCTGAATTCGCCGGAGCAGGCCTCGCTGGGAACCGTCAACTGGCTGCCGGCAGAATGGTCGCTGGCCAGCTACAGTGTGGCTTTTAACGATAAGACGCTAATGAACGGGTTCTACATTACGACGCTGCGGACAGTGATCGGAACGGTGGTGCATGTGCTGTTCACGGCCATCATCGCCTACGGAATCAGCAAGACCCACCTGATCGGCCGCAAGCTCTATCTCAAAATCTCACTCATCACCATGCTCTTCTCAGGCGGCCTGATCCCTTCCTTCATTCTCATGACCAAGCTCGGCCTGTATGACAGCTTCTGGGTGTTCATTATTCCGTCGATGTATACATTCTTCAATATGGTCATCTTTATGAGCTTCTTCCGCACTATCCCGGACAGTCTGGAGGAATCAGCCAAGGTTGACGGTGCTTCGGATTACGGTGTGCTGTTCCGGATTGTGCTGCCCAACAGCATGGCGGTCATTGCGACCATCGCCCTCTTCTCCGCCGTCTATCACTGGAACGATTATTACCAGGGTGTCATCTACATCCATTCCCAGGAGCTGCTTCCGCTGCAGACCATGCTCTACAAAATCATCGCCGAGAACTCCATGTCCTTCATGCAGCAGCAGGCGATGGCCCAATTCGGCGCGAGACTGCCCGGCAACTCGATCAAATTCGCCTCGATGATGGTAGCCACACTGCCGATCCTGATTTTCTACCCCTTCATCCAGCGTTATCTGGTCAAGGGCGTGATGATTGGCGCAATTAAAGGCTAA
- a CDS encoding histidine kinase, whose protein sequence is MNRLMTTIRRLYRNAPISQKLFLAFSLMIAVPAVVVSFLFIRSQESQLFKQAMAEGSNHVARLNERLRSRLDILENASATALTQKGFVDFIHSNMRADGLRLVKFKQNQYEQMHNIIQSHEMISSLSFYVDNPEVYEIWPEIYHYSKFWPQDYWMTLRDEGGAAFRLSAFKDGADTLSYYRLVRLQGQQQKLPTIMEVRAKYNVLFNDLLEDSGRDFFTVIMDGADASRNVYLPGHELPQKAGARLDDILSRIHGQLDVLEQNTPVKIQSGDQSYYALYRYIAPLNAYVVDIASRHELTKGPRDGYLLVIAITSSVLLLMLLLVSRMTRRIFRRLEKVLGSMRKVRRGQLDAKIETGLRENETGDEIDYVAVSYNNMLDEIRSLMTQVVDKQLIAKNAQLHSLHSQINSHFLYNALESIRMRAEVEQQPAIAGALVSLGSLLRYSMQWRSDTVALSEELANIRSYIRFINFMEGGSIELSADLPPEVQRYRIPKMCMQPIVENAIHHGTPAGGSVHIEISVRVQDDSLLLIEIRDDGAGIDPQRLSGLQSVLRGDSEPPVITGSSGLGLANVHQRLQLHYGTDCGLWIDSVHGRYTCVTLRLPWENENLGGW, encoded by the coding sequence ATGAACAGGCTGATGACAACGATACGAAGACTATACCGCAATGCCCCTATCTCGCAGAAGCTGTTCCTGGCCTTCAGCCTGATGATCGCCGTCCCGGCCGTTGTGGTCTCCTTCCTGTTCATCCGCAGCCAGGAGAGCCAGCTGTTCAAGCAGGCCATGGCTGAGGGCAGCAACCATGTGGCCCGGCTGAACGAACGGCTGCGCAGCCGGCTCGACATTCTTGAGAACGCTTCCGCGACGGCACTGACCCAGAAGGGCTTCGTGGATTTCATCCACTCCAATATGCGTGCAGACGGTCTGAGGCTTGTGAAGTTCAAGCAGAACCAGTACGAGCAGATGCATAACATCATTCAGAGCCATGAGATGATCAGCAGTCTGAGCTTCTATGTCGATAACCCTGAGGTCTATGAGATCTGGCCGGAAATCTATCATTACTCCAAGTTCTGGCCGCAGGACTACTGGATGACGCTGCGGGATGAGGGCGGCGCGGCGTTCCGGCTGTCCGCCTTCAAGGATGGCGCGGATACGCTGTCCTATTACCGGCTGGTGCGGCTTCAGGGCCAGCAGCAGAAGCTGCCCACCATTATGGAGGTCCGGGCGAAGTACAATGTTCTGTTCAACGACCTGCTGGAGGACAGCGGGCGCGACTTCTTCACGGTGATCATGGACGGTGCGGATGCTTCCCGCAATGTCTATCTTCCGGGACATGAGCTGCCGCAGAAGGCCGGGGCGAGGCTGGACGACATCCTTAGCCGGATTCACGGACAATTGGACGTACTGGAGCAGAATACCCCGGTCAAAATCCAGTCCGGCGATCAGTCCTACTATGCGCTGTACCGTTACATCGCTCCCCTGAACGCTTATGTGGTAGACATCGCCTCCCGTCATGAGCTGACAAAAGGTCCGCGTGACGGCTACCTGCTGGTCATTGCGATCACCTCCTCCGTCCTGCTGCTCATGCTGCTGCTGGTATCGAGAATGACCCGGCGCATCTTCCGCCGGCTGGAGAAGGTGCTGGGGTCGATGCGCAAGGTGCGCCGCGGCCAGCTGGATGCGAAGATTGAGACCGGGCTTAGAGAGAACGAAACCGGTGACGAGATTGACTATGTGGCGGTCAGCTACAATAACATGCTGGACGAAATCCGGAGCTTAATGACACAGGTGGTGGATAAGCAGCTCATCGCGAAGAATGCCCAGCTCCACTCGCTGCACTCGCAGATCAACTCCCATTTTCTGTACAATGCACTGGAGTCGATCCGGATGCGTGCCGAGGTAGAGCAGCAGCCTGCCATTGCAGGCGCTCTGGTCTCGTTAGGCTCTCTGCTTCGGTACAGCATGCAGTGGCGCAGCGACACGGTGGCCCTCAGCGAGGAGCTGGCCAACATCCGCAGCTACATCCGCTTCATCAACTTCATGGAAGGCGGGAGCATTGAGCTCTCGGCAGATCTTCCGCCGGAGGTACAGCGCTACCGCATCCCCAAAATGTGTATGCAGCCCATCGTCGAGAACGCTATACATCATGGAACGCCTGCCGGGGGCAGTGTACATATTGAAATCTCGGTCCGGGTACAGGATGACAGCCTGCTGCTGATCGAGATCCGCGATGACGGAGCCGGAATTGACCCGCAGAGGCTCTCCGGTCTCCAGTCTGTGCTGCGGGGCGATTCCGAACCGCCGGTCATCACCGGCAGCAGCGGCCTGGGGCTGGCCAATGTCCATCAGCGCCTGCAGCTTCATTACGGCACCGATTGCGGCCTGTGGATAGACAGCGTTCACGGCAGATACACCTGTGTAACCCTGAGGCTGCCCTGGGAAAATGAGAATCTTGGAGGATGGTAG
- a CDS encoding response regulator — translation MINILVVDDQKHIRDGLQAMLRQFPQQPGTIYSAANGLEALELLRAHSIQLVITDIRMPDMDGLALMAQSRQEGLMADYLIISGYSDFSYAQKAIELGAKGYLLKPVKREDLQVSVEHVWQEIETRMSLSSNIEQLSRRARETERKELRMYMQGAAGDETWIAATEQQNPELWRSYRLCLLREELWIHQPGAGSSHSIESVAYRVFGRQGCLCLQHRPYLVLAVDGDMDPEAFPAALQAEQIEVITAMTDPQQGLSSLPGSYVQGLELYRHSFLFPDIRCILPRHIGRLEQQWELPHDELYALFQLTGTGNGSRIAQGISALFHKDVLQRYHIRYTRQLCRAVVQMMEEYERVIRPYLGEEALDLDSLRNLFDYPGIREYLQALQQQLLRLDQFYYEYKCSYRNSQDLNEAIRFIHENYHKPLDLAMVSNHVSLNYAYFSNQFKKNIGKGFAEYLRDVRLDKARRLLAETDHKIIDIAGMVGYESYKSFTRAFREAMDMQPTEYRLLIRRKPAGEEDVRDTMLRK, via the coding sequence ATGATCAATATTCTGGTTGTGGACGATCAGAAGCATATCCGCGACGGGCTGCAGGCGATGCTCCGCCAATTCCCTCAGCAGCCCGGGACTATTTACAGCGCCGCTAACGGGCTTGAAGCCTTGGAGCTGCTCCGGGCACACAGCATCCAGCTCGTTATCACCGATATCCGTATGCCGGATATGGATGGCCTTGCGCTGATGGCGCAGAGCCGGCAGGAGGGCCTGATGGCGGATTACCTCATTATCAGCGGATACAGCGATTTCTCTTATGCCCAGAAGGCCATTGAGCTGGGGGCCAAAGGCTATCTGCTCAAGCCTGTAAAGCGTGAGGACCTGCAGGTCTCGGTGGAGCATGTCTGGCAGGAGATTGAGACGCGGATGTCGCTCTCCAGCAATATAGAGCAGCTCTCCCGGCGCGCCCGGGAGACGGAGCGTAAGGAGCTGCGGATGTATATGCAGGGCGCTGCCGGAGACGAGACGTGGATAGCCGCAACCGAGCAGCAGAACCCGGAGCTGTGGCGCAGCTACCGCCTCTGCCTGCTGCGCGAGGAGCTCTGGATTCACCAGCCTGGCGCGGGCAGCAGCCATAGCATCGAATCGGTCGCCTACCGTGTATTCGGCAGACAGGGCTGTCTCTGTCTTCAGCACCGTCCGTACCTGGTTCTGGCGGTAGATGGCGACATGGACCCGGAAGCCTTCCCCGCTGCGCTCCAAGCCGAACAAATTGAAGTGATCACGGCCATGACTGATCCGCAGCAGGGATTAAGCAGCCTGCCGGGCAGCTATGTGCAGGGGCTGGAGCTATACCGCCACAGCTTTCTTTTTCCGGATATACGCTGTATTCTGCCCCGGCATATCGGACGCCTGGAGCAGCAGTGGGAGCTTCCCCATGATGAGCTGTATGCCCTGTTCCAGTTAACCGGCACCGGGAACGGCAGCCGAATTGCCCAAGGGATCTCCGCCCTCTTCCATAAAGATGTGCTGCAGCGTTACCATATCCGGTATACCCGGCAGCTATGCCGCGCCGTCGTCCAGATGATGGAGGAATACGAGCGCGTCATCCGTCCTTATCTGGGCGAAGAAGCGCTCGATCTCGACAGTCTGCGCAATCTGTTCGATTACCCCGGCATCCGCGAATATCTGCAGGCTCTGCAGCAGCAGCTTCTGCGGCTCGACCAGTTCTACTATGAGTATAAATGCAGCTACCGCAACTCGCAGGATCTGAATGAGGCGATCCGCTTCATCCATGAGAATTACCACAAGCCGCTGGACCTGGCGATGGTGTCCAATCATGTGTCGCTGAACTATGCCTACTTCTCGAACCAGTTCAAGAAGAATATCGGGAAGGGCTTCGCTGAATACCTGCGTGATGTGCGCCTCGACAAAGCCCGCCGCCTGCTGGCCGAGACCGATCACAAGATTATCGACATCGCCGGCATGGTCGGCTACGAGAGCTACAAAAGCTTCACCCGCGCCTTCCGCGAGGCCATGGATATGCAGCCCACCGAATACCGCCTGCTGATCCGCCGGAAGCCTGCGGGCGAAGAGGATGTGCGGGACACTATGCTGCGCAAATAA